One Ignavibacteria bacterium genomic window, GGCTCTGCCCTTTTGTGATTTAAGTTGCTTTTCTCTCTTCAAGGCTTCGCTGCGGGTATGTATATTTTCTGTATAGACTATTTCCCAAGGAATAAAACGCTTGGTATAACCTGCGAAAACTCCATTATTATGTTCAGTAATTCTACGATCTAAATCGTTGGTTTGACCAATGTATATTTTATTGAATTGTGGAGAGTATATTCCATAAACTGTATACATAAATAAAAAATCCCGATGACGATTTCGGGATTAATTTTGCTCCGCGAGTAGGACTCGAACCTACAACCCTGCGGTTACAGTTTTCCATCTTTTTCAAAATGGGCTGGACTATCTCATCATCCCTTATGAAGGGAGTTGGGCGCTTGTGAGGTTTATTGGTGAGAATCCTCATCCTCTAGTCTCTGCACGTTTTCCGTTACAAGTGTTCTCTTCACGGAACTTCGCTCAGGATTACCTTACAGCAAACATGTTGGCTGTTTAGGCTTCCCTGAATTCACCCAATTTTTCAATCCCGATTACTCGGGAAAGCTGCACTTTTTGAATGTAATTCCCGATGGTAATTTGCACATAATAATATGCATTTATCTAATTCCTTCATCACTCTATGCCAACTTCGAGTATATCCTTTTTTTGAAATCCCAAAGTTTTTTTATTTTCCATCGAGGTGATGAAACTCTAACGCGTCATTGCATTTAGAGTAGCCGCAATACTGGCACTTACCTCCTTTGTACTCGATTGATTTCAGTCGAATCTCTTGTCTTCGCTTTTTTACAGCAGAGATCAAGTAATTTCTTCTATAGGAGTACTTTCGAGAATCTTTTTTCATTCTTGTTTACAGCCGCATGCTCTACCATTGAGCTATCGCGGAATGGAACAAAATTCATTATTTCAATTGAATATCAGTCAATTACAATAATTGAACCGATTTCTTTACAATTTTGGAGTGCAAATATAAACATTAATGAATAATCTGTCAAACTCACTTGTTCAATTTTTCCTTAAACACTTTTCTAAATTTTTCAAGCTTTGGACGGATTATAAAAAGACAGTACGGCTTATTAGGATTCTCTTTATAATAGTTTTGATGATAATCCTCAGCTGGGAAAAATTTTTCAAATCGACTTATTTCAGTTACAATTGGTTTATCGAATACTTTTGCATTGTTTAATTTTTGCTTGTACTTTTCCGCCAAGTCTTCTTGATTTTCATCATGATAGAATATCACTGACCGATATTGTGTCCCAACATCAGCTCCCTGTCGATTAAGTGTGGTAGGATCGTGACTCATCCAAAATGCTTCGAGTAATTCTTCGAATGAGATTTTGGATTTATCATATTGTATCTGACAAACTTCAGCAAATCCGGTTGTGCCCGAAGAAACTTGCTCATACTCCGGATTATTAATGCTTCCTCCTGAGTACCCCGAAACAACTGAATGCACACCGTTTAATTCCTGAAATACTGCTTCCACACACCAAAAACATCCCGCACCAAAAGTTGCTGTATCGTACATGATATTAGATTTTTCTCCTTCTGACTTTACCGTTGTAAATGAGGTTTGATTTTGTACTTCATTGCATGAGCCAAGCATAACTACTAATATTAATAAATACACTTTTTTCATTTTCTTCTTCTCGTTCTGACTATAACATAATAAACTACAACAAAATTTTTCCATCTAAGTTCCACATCTCATTATGCAATAGATTTTAATCTTCCATATATTGCACAAAATTTTTTTAGATTTATGAACCGCACAATTAAACTATTTTTATTCATCCAAATTTTCGTTGTCTCAATATTGAATGGGCAAAGTGTAGAAGTTATAAGAGACTCTGTTTTTTCCTACGCTGTTGACTCGTATATGAGATATAATGTGATTCTTCCAAAAGATTATAAACAGAACAAAGAAAGATACATAACAATTTTCCTATTGCACGGGTACAGCGGTGGTGAAAATGATTGGATCACAAGAACGTCTATCGTGAAGTATGCCAAAGATTTTAATTACATTATTGTAACACCAGACGGAAAAAACAGTTGGTACACAAATTCTCCTTCGAAGAAAAACAACAATTATGAAGATTACATTATCAAGGAGCTAATTCCTAATGTTGAGAAGAAGTATCGTGTAATTACAACCAGACATGGTCGAGTGGTTGCCGGACTTTCGATGGGAGGATATGGTGCCATAAAGTTTGCATTGAAGTATCCTAATTACTTTTTCTTTGCTGCTTCATTCAGTGGTGCTTTCCGCTATCCATCGATGATCGAATCAAATGGAGGAAATTTAAATGGAAGTTTGAAAGATGCTTTCGGCCCGAAAAAAAGTGAGCATTGGAACAAAAATGATGCGTTGATTTTAGCTGATAGTATCTCTAATCCGAATTCTGTTCCATTCCTATATATAGCATGCGGAAAGGATGATAATCTGACCGGATTGTTAGAATCAAATAAAAATCTTACGGATAAGCTAAGAAAAAGAAATGTCATGTATGAATATCACGAAACTCCCGGTACTCATAATTGGGTTTACTGGGATAAAGAAGTTTTAAACTTTTTGGAAAGACTTTCGAACTTTGATCCACTTAAACCTTAAACTAGTTTCTGGAGAGAATATGAAAAATTCAATAATTAGAAGCATTGTTTTTTTAATCTTATTAATTGCCTTATCAAATGTTCATGCACAAAACACATTTTTCATTCCAAGAAATATTAATGAGGCATATAAGAACGGCACTCGAACATTAGCCGGTATTCCTGGCCCGAACTACTGGCAGAATCGAGCCGACTATAAAATAAAAGTTCAAATCGATCCACCGACACGGAAATTGATCGGTGAAGAAATAATTGTTTATTATAATCAAAGTCCAGATACTCTTGATAGAGTTGTAATCAGACTGTATCAAAACTTCTTTAAAAAAGGAGCGGCAAGAAATTTTCCAATCAATCCCGACGATCTTCATGATGGTGTTCAAATTGAAATGCTGTCTCTAAATGAAAAAGAAATTAATTTAGACGATAGAAAATTTGTTCAAAATCAGAATACAAATCTTATCGTTAATCTCGATTCCTCAAATCATCTTTTGCCCAATGAGTCGATAGTAATTCAGGCTAAATGGAACTTCACTATTTCACGGAAATCGAATATTAGAATGGGAACTTACGATTCAACAACATTCTTCATTGCTTATTGGTATCCGCAAGTTGCAGTATACGACGATATAGATGGTTGGGATGTGCTGCCATTCAATGGAGAACAAGAGTTCTACAATGATTTCAACAATTACGATGTTCAAATAACAATGCCAAATAATTTTCTTGTCTGGGCAACAGGAACACTTCAAAGTCCAGCTGAAACTTTAAGTGAGGCAGTTTATGAAAAGTATCTAAAAGCATTAACCTCCGATACGGTGATAAGAATCGTAACTCTCGACGATTTTGAAAATCGTAATCAATTGACTGCGAATAAAGATTTTGTCACTTGGAATTTCAAAGCTGAAAATGTCCCAGACTTTGCCTTTGGAACAAGCGATCACTATTTATGGGATGCATCAAGTTTGAGAGTCGACAAGTCCACTAAAAGAAAAAGTTTAATCGCCGCTGCATATCGAAAAGAATCGAAAGACTTTTTCGATGTAGCTGATATTTCTAGAAAAATCATTTCATATTTTTCAGATGAGCTTCCGGGAGTACCTTATCCTTATCCGGCGATGACAGTTTTCAACGGACAAGGGGGAATGGAGTTTCCAATGATGTGCAATAATAGTTCTTCATCCTCCTTTGCAGGTACATTTGGTTTAGCCGCGCATGAAATCGCACACACGTACTTTCCATTTTACATGGGAATCAACGAAAAAAAATATGCGTGGATGGATGAAGGATTTGCCGTGATGCTTCCGCTTGATTTGCAGGAAGAAACCGTTCCCAATTCAAATCCTCGTAGAAGAAACATTTTAGGTTATAATAGTTTTGCAGGCAGAGAAATAGAAATGGCATTGATGGTGCCTTCAAATTTATTGCATGGAAGTTCCTATCGAGTGGCAGCGTATGCAAGGCCTGGGATCGCTTATGATATCCTGCGAGCAACCCTAGGGAAAGAAAAATTCGATTCAGCGCTGCGCGAATATATGAAGCGATGGAATGGCAAACATCCGATTCCATTCGATTTCTTTTTATCGTTTAACGATTATTTAAAAGAAGATCTGAGCTGGTTTTGGAATCCTTGGTTCTTTGAAAATGGATTTCCTGATCTGGGAATAAAAAAAGCAAAGATTGAAAAAGGGAAACTCAAAGTAACTGTAGAAAAAATCGGTAAACTTCCAATTCCGATTTCGCTTAAAGTTATTTTTGATGATGAAATCGATTTTACAATCTATAAATCTGCAGAGGTGTGGAAAAACGGCAATGATGAATTTTTAATTGAAACAGATGTGCTAAAGAAAGTAATATCTATTGTATTAGGAAATTCTCGTTACCCTGATGTGAACGAGAAGAATGACAAGTTTATTTTTTCTCAGTAATAAACAGAACAAATATTAAGTAGGTGAAAATTAGAGAATCTGTGTCCATTCGCTGACGGATCAGTGTGCTATTTTCATTCTAAGTAACTTCGTTAATTAGCTACTCATACCTCAAAGCATCGATGGGATTTAGCCTTGATGCTTTGCGCGCAGGATAAAATCCAAAGAAGATTCCAACCGCCCCTGAAAATATGAATGCAAGAAATACAATTGCAGGATTTATCACGGCACTAAGTTCGCTGAAATCATTCAGAATATAGACAATTCCAAAAGCTAAAAGTATTCCTATCAGCCCTCCAATTAAGCTCAATACAACTGCCTCGGTTAAAAATTGAATCATTATATCAACTTCTCTTGCGCCGATTGCCAAACGGATACCAATTTCTCTAGTTCTTTCTGTAACGGAAACAAGCATGATATTCATGATTCCGATCCCACCGACGATAAGAGAAACTCCAGCGATTGAACCTAAAAGCAATGTCAAAACTCGCGATGTTTCTGAAGCCGCATCGGCAATTTCTGATTGATTGCGGATCGTAAAGTCATCATCATCGCCAGGATTTAATTTGTGAGCTTCACGCAATACAGCACGAATTTCATTTTGAGCATCTTCTAATTTTTCAAGTGTAACTGCGCTTGCAAAAATAAAACTAATGTGTCTGCCGCCAGCAAGCCTATTTAAAACAGTGGTAGATGGAGCAAGAATCATATCGTCTTGATCT contains:
- a CDS encoding FtsX-like permease family protein → MKWQNLFKSAFRSMLRSRMRSLLTTLGIIIGVSAVIVMVAIGQGAQRDIENQISALGTNLIIIYPGATRVGGVSQGAGSFNRFTMEDIDKLTKETTLLEGISPVVRSGGQIIGGTGNWSTSVFGVSQDYLNIRDWLIESGEFFTEREIRAKAKVAILGQTIVKNIFADMDPIGQTIRIRNVPFKVIGVLAAKGQSASGVDQDDMILAPSTTVLNRLAGGRHISFIFASAVTLEKLEDAQNEIRAVLREAHKLNPGDDDDFTIRNQSEIADAASETSRVLTLLLGSIAGVSLIVGGIGIMNIMLVSVTERTREIGIRLAIGAREVDIMIQFLTEAVVLSLIGGLIGILLAFGIVYILNDFSELSAVINPAIVFLAFIFSGAVGIFFGFYPARKASRLNPIDALRYE
- a CDS encoding esterase family protein translates to MNRTIKLFLFIQIFVVSILNGQSVEVIRDSVFSYAVDSYMRYNVILPKDYKQNKERYITIFLLHGYSGGENDWITRTSIVKYAKDFNYIIVTPDGKNSWYTNSPSKKNNNYEDYIIKELIPNVEKKYRVITTRHGRVVAGLSMGGYGAIKFALKYPNYFFFAASFSGAFRYPSMIESNGGNLNGSLKDAFGPKKSEHWNKNDALILADSISNPNSVPFLYIACGKDDNLTGLLESNKNLTDKLRKRNVMYEYHETPGTHNWVYWDKEVLNFLERLSNFDPLKP
- a CDS encoding M1 family metallopeptidase — encoded protein: MKNSIIRSIVFLILLIALSNVHAQNTFFIPRNINEAYKNGTRTLAGIPGPNYWQNRADYKIKVQIDPPTRKLIGEEIIVYYNQSPDTLDRVVIRLYQNFFKKGAARNFPINPDDLHDGVQIEMLSLNEKEINLDDRKFVQNQNTNLIVNLDSSNHLLPNESIVIQAKWNFTISRKSNIRMGTYDSTTFFIAYWYPQVAVYDDIDGWDVLPFNGEQEFYNDFNNYDVQITMPNNFLVWATGTLQSPAETLSEAVYEKYLKALTSDTVIRIVTLDDFENRNQLTANKDFVTWNFKAENVPDFAFGTSDHYLWDASSLRVDKSTKRKSLIAAAYRKESKDFFDVADISRKIISYFSDELPGVPYPYPAMTVFNGQGGMEFPMMCNNSSSSSFAGTFGLAAHEIAHTYFPFYMGINEKKYAWMDEGFAVMLPLDLQEETVPNSNPRRRNILGYNSFAGREIEMALMVPSNLLHGSSYRVAAYARPGIAYDILRATLGKEKFDSALREYMKRWNGKHPIPFDFFLSFNDYLKEDLSWFWNPWFFENGFPDLGIKKAKIEKGKLKVTVEKIGKLPIPISLKVIFDDEIDFTIYKSAEVWKNGNDEFLIETDVLKKVISIVLGNSRYPDVNEKNDKFIFSQ
- a CDS encoding GIY-YIG nuclease family protein, translating into MYTVYGIYSPQFNKIYIGQTNDLDRRITEHNNGVFAGYTKRFIPWEIVYTENIHTRSEALKREKQLKSQKGRAFIWDIIKKKYSF
- the msrA gene encoding peptide-methionine (S)-S-oxide reductase MsrA, whose product is MKKVYLLILVVMLGSCNEVQNQTSFTTVKSEGEKSNIMYDTATFGAGCFWCVEAVFQELNGVHSVVSGYSGGSINNPEYEQVSSGTTGFAEVCQIQYDKSKISFEELLEAFWMSHDPTTLNRQGADVGTQYRSVIFYHDENQEDLAEKYKQKLNNAKVFDKPIVTEISRFEKFFPAEDYHQNYYKENPNKPYCLFIIRPKLEKFRKVFKEKLNK